The genomic segment ATAGTTCATTTTGCTTATGAAATAGTTTAGGGTTAGGTATAGATAGATTAGATTTATGAGTTAATCGAAGATGGTTATGAGTCTGATTATCTGGATTTCAAAGAAAGACATTACAATAAAGACAAGAGTATGATTGAGGATATTATGGAAATGGCCAATTCCCGTCACTATGGAGATAAATATAATAAAGTGACATTTGAGGTGAGATTTCTGGAACAGAGTAAAGATGTAGTTCAAAAGTTAGTTCAACAAAAGTAGTAGTTACACAGATATATTTGTATAGAATTTATTGTGAAAATAAAAGACTGTAAATAGTTTTTTATTTTATTTGCAGTATAAAGTGAAAGGCAGTCGATTGATATGGAAATAATCTCAAACCCAGTGTTAATGGCAGCTATTGTGAGTAGTTCTATTGCTTTGGTTAGTGGTCTAGCACAATCAATCATTTCGAATTCGAAAAAACAGAGAGAAGAAAAAATTTACTATGAGAAGACTCTTGCGGACAAAATGATAAGAGTCTACTCACCTTTATTAATGTTACTTAATAATAGAAAACGAGATGATTTAATGATAGATGCTGAAGTGGAATTAATTATACGACAAGATGGGCATCTGTTATCAATTAGCAGATTAGAAGAGTTTCAAGAAATTATTGAAATCGAAAGTCGGTTTAATAGCTTGAATAATCAAGAAAAATCTGAATATCAGTTTTTGCGAGAAAAGCTTGTCTTCGAATTTCGCAGTGAATATGCTGTATTGCATGATGCATATAACCGTGGTTTTCAAGCTTATCAAAAAAAATATTCATTACCCTTCAAAGAATGGCTGGCTTCAAGGGCTATAAGAACATTTGGTTTTAGTACGATTGCATTCTGGGTTTTATTTTTTGCTAGCGATACATATTCAAGTAGATTGGTTCAGGGCGCAATGTTCATCTGGACAACTATCTCAATAGCAGTTACTTATATTTTTTTGACAGCAGCACTATCCTTCTTTGTTCAGATAAACAGAAAATCAGCATCGAATCTGTTTGTGAGCAAAAATTATGCGACTGAAAAAGCAGAATACAAGTGTATAGCATGTGGGATAAGGGCTGAAAGACTAAAAAACCAAAGGCTTGGAGAATGCTTTAATACGCATAGATGGCCCCATAGGTTGAAGGGACATCTAGCTAGATTTGATTGGAAAAAGATGTAGAGAAATGAGAAGCCTTCAAATAATAAATTGATTGAAAAGGTGGTTATTGAAATGCATATTAAGTATGTAGAAATTCAGAATTTCAGAAAATTAGTATCTTGCCGAGTAGAGTTTTCCGAAGATACCACTCTATTCGTAGGCGCAAATAATAGTGGGAAAACCTCCGCTATGGATGCTTTAAGAAAATTTTTAATCCGAAAGAACAAATTTACCGCAAATGATTTTACACTATCACATTGGGAAAAAATCAATGAAATTGGGCGTATGTGGGAGGAGGGGGATGATGATTTTGAACTTCCCTTGTCAGAGAGATGGTCGGAGTGCTTGCCCTCTTTAGATGTTTGGTTGCAAGTTAATGATACAGAAATACATCACGTATCGCATCTAATACCAACATTGGATTGGGAAGGTGGATTGCTTGGAGTACGTTTGAGACTAGAGCCAGGAAACTTTGAACAGTTATATAAAGAGTACCGTATCTCTAGAATAGCTGCCATTGAAACTATTAAGTCAGCTAATATATCTCAAATTAATGAAAGACCACTAAAATTATGGCCTAAAGATATGCATGACTTTCTTTCTAGGAAACTGGAGTCTCATTTTACTATCCAAGCATATATTTTGGATCCTTCAAAGTGTATAGAACCAACTAAGGGAATAGCTAATGCTCAAATAATACCTGAGGACCGTGGGCAAATTGATGGAGACCCGTTTAAAGGTCTTATTCTGATAAATATCATAAATGCGCAGCGAGGTTTTACTGATGTAGATACTGGAAAAGCTTCGGTGGAGTCGGGAGATTTTACTAATACAAACGGAAATCTTTCATCTCAACTCAGAAGTTATTATAACCATCATTTAAACCCATCCGAGTATCCTGATTCATCAGATATTCAGGCGCTACAAGCAATAGAAAATGCTCAGTATTCATTTGATGAGAAACTGCTTAAGGGGTTTGAGAACGCAAAAAAAGAATTGGAAAGCTTAGGTTATCCAGGTTTTAATGATCCTAAAATAACTATTTCTACTAAGATACAGCCAATGGATGGGTTAAATCATAATTCTGCGGTTCGGTTCGAGCTTTTAGGAGGAAATGCTGAATCAATTAATATTCCATTAAGTCTACCTGAACAATACAATGGATTAGGCTATCAAAACCTTATTTCAATGGTATTCAAATTAATGAGTTTTCGTGATGACTGGATGCAAGTTGGCAAAGTAGGTAAAAGAAAGTCTATCGATAAAGAGGACGTTATTCTTCCTCCAATACATTTGGTATTAATAGAGGAACCTGAAGCACATCTTCATGCACAGGTCCAACAAGTATTTATTAGAAAAGCTTATGACATACTAAATAAGCATGAAAATCTACGTAATCAAAAGTTGTTAAAGACTCAAATGGTTGTAAGTACCCATTCAAGCCACATTGCTCATGAAATGAAATTCTCCAGTCTGCGCTATTTTAGAAGAAAACCAGCAGGAAGTCTTAATGAGGTGCCTACGTCAACGGTTGTGAATCTTTCAGAAGTATTTGGTCCTGAGGAAGAAACAGACAAGTTTGTAACTCGATATTTAAAAACAACACATTGTGATTTGTTTTTCGCAGATGCGGCTATCTTGGTAGAAGGACCTGCAGAGCGTATGTTAGTTCCTCATTTTATTAGACGTAACTTTAAAAAGCTTAATGAAAGCTATGTATCATTACTTGAGATTGGTGGAAGCCATGCACATAGATTAAGGCCACTTATTGAACACTTAGGTTTAACGAGTCTTATAATTACTGATTTGGATTCAATTAAGCCAAAGGGTAAGGGCACTAATGCAATTCATCCTCGTAGGAGGCAAAAATTTCGAACTGGTAATAACACTTTGAAAACATGGGTGCCAGAGAAAGAAGAGATCGATTTATTATTAGACATGGATGATGCAGGAAAAACAAAGTATTACGATGACTTTTTCTCTATTAGAGTTGCTTACCAATGCCCGGTTTTAGTTGAATTAAATGCGATATGCGGAAAAGAAGAAGCGCTGTCAAATACATTTGAAGATGCAATTGTATTCAATAATATATCACTTTTCAAAACTATCGAGGGCGATGGAATAATTAATAGCTTTAAAAATACAGTTAATAGAGCTTCTACTGCAACAGAGTTAGGACTTAGTATCTTTAACTTGTTAAAAAGTGTAAAAAAAGCTGAGTTTGCCCTAGATCTCTTATTATTAAAAGAGAATGATTCACTTAATGTTCCTACTTATATTAATGAAGGACTTGTTTGGTTGCAAAACGAACTGCAAAAAAAACATCAAGATTTTGTGGTTCAAACAGTTGAGCAAAAAAATGAGGTGTTGATTTAAATGTCAATCGTAGATAAAAATAATGT from the Paenibacillus sp. BIHB 4019 genome contains:
- a CDS encoding AAA family ATPase, translating into MHIKYVEIQNFRKLVSCRVEFSEDTTLFVGANNSGKTSAMDALRKFLIRKNKFTANDFTLSHWEKINEIGRMWEEGDDDFELPLSERWSECLPSLDVWLQVNDTEIHHVSHLIPTLDWEGGLLGVRLRLEPGNFEQLYKEYRISRIAAIETIKSANISQINERPLKLWPKDMHDFLSRKLESHFTIQAYILDPSKCIEPTKGIANAQIIPEDRGQIDGDPFKGLILINIINAQRGFTDVDTGKASVESGDFTNTNGNLSSQLRSYYNHHLNPSEYPDSSDIQALQAIENAQYSFDEKLLKGFENAKKELESLGYPGFNDPKITISTKIQPMDGLNHNSAVRFELLGGNAESINIPLSLPEQYNGLGYQNLISMVFKLMSFRDDWMQVGKVGKRKSIDKEDVILPPIHLVLIEEPEAHLHAQVQQVFIRKAYDILNKHENLRNQKLLKTQMVVSTHSSHIAHEMKFSSLRYFRRKPAGSLNEVPTSTVVNLSEVFGPEEETDKFVTRYLKTTHCDLFFADAAILVEGPAERMLVPHFIRRNFKKLNESYVSLLEIGGSHAHRLRPLIEHLGLTSLIITDLDSIKPKGKGTNAIHPRRRQKFRTGNNTLKTWVPEKEEIDLLLDMDDAGKTKYYDDFFSIRVAYQCPVLVELNAICGKEEALSNTFEDAIVFNNISLFKTIEGDGIINSFKNTVNRASTATELGLSIFNLLKSVKKAEFALDLLLLKENDSLNVPTYINEGLVWLQNELQKKHQDFVVQTVEQKNEVLI